A single genomic interval of Megalobrama amblycephala isolate DHTTF-2021 linkage group LG17, ASM1881202v1, whole genome shotgun sequence harbors:
- the LOC125251593 gene encoding atypical chemokine receptor 2 — MDVLNSEDNSNYEDYYNAEGLEEYGLCKKTHVKEFSNVFLPIFYYIICALSIIANLTLLILFIKYKTLRKVLPLHMVISDFIFTLSLPFWAVYASSEWIFGDQSCKAITLVYMVSLYSSNLFVASQSLQRFMDIVYVVSTIRIFNSLKRNTILCILVWLLSFLAAAVHVNFVETQKIHEQNICTYNFNNKVGWKIYLRFQMNILGFVIPFLVLLFCSIRLPCVAAVRNTFQMFRYEIGFTVMFFLLWFPYSVVIFLHTLQDIHVFYSCTTNIHFDFAIHVTECIAFMHVFINPLLYICLNKNVWKRLRNACKTQREYLLEESSSLSNISSQGGAIELRSVQQYQAHDLSFCAERPNNLLPEAM, encoded by the coding sequence ATGGATGTTTTAAACTCTGAAGACAACAGCAATTATGAGGACTATTATAATGCAGAAGGACTTGAGGAATATGGACTCTGCAAGAAGACACACGTAAAGGAATTCAGCAATGTGTTCCTACCTATATTCTACTACATTATCTGTGCACTGAGCATTATTGCTAATTTAACCCTCCTAATATTGTTCATCAAATACAAAACTCTGAGGAAGGTGTTGCCTCTGCACATGGTCATATcggattttatttttacactgaGCCTTCCGTTCTGGGCAGTGTATGCCAGCAGTGAATGGATCTTTGGTGATCAAAGCTGTAAGGCAATCACATTGGTTTACATGGTCAGTTTGTATAGCAGCAATCTATTTGTTGCTAGTCAGAGCTTGCAAAGATTTATGGACATTGTATATGTTGTTTCTACCATCAGGATATTCAACAGTCTAAAGAGGAATactattctgtgcattttggtGTGGCTTTTATCGTTTTTGGCTGCTGCTGTTCATGTCAACTTTGTTGAGACTCAAAAGATCCATGAACAGAACATTTGCACTTACAACTTCAACAATAAAGTTGGCTGGAAAATCTATTTAAGATTTCAGATGAACATACTTGGGTTTGTGATACCATTTTTAGTGCTCCTATTTTGTTCCATCAGACTACCATGTGTTGCTGCCGTGAGGAACACATTCCAGATGTTTCGATATGAAATTGGATTCACTGTCATGTTTTTTCTCCTCTGGTTCCCTTATAGTGTTGTAATTTTTTTGCATACTTTGCAAGACATTCatgttttttattcatgtaCCACTAACATACACTTTGACTTTGCTATTCATGTGACAGAATGCATTGCTTTCATGCATGTTTTCATAAATCCtcttttgtatatttgtttaaacaaaaatgtgtgGAAACGATTGAGAAATGCTTGCAAAACTCAAAGGGAGTATCTGCTTGAGGAATCCAGCTCTTTATCAAATATTTCAAGTCAGGGTGGTGCTATAGAGCTGAGGTCAGTTCAGCAATATCAAGCCCATGACCTAAGCTTTTGTGCTGAACGACCTAATAACTTACTACCTGAGGCAATGTAA